The Antedon mediterranea chromosome 7, ecAntMedi1.1, whole genome shotgun sequence genome has a segment encoding these proteins:
- the LOC140054233 gene encoding uncharacterized protein: MEWIIPTVFDNSMEEVFVNSTHQPNTTFPIGDTTVIYWAYDIFKNVNQFSFNITVLDIEVPVFYNLTPNITVLTEASVNFAHVSWVVVAVWDNSGEPLNVTSTYYPGDLFYVGLTYVTYTAIDQSGNIEWFTFSILVLDRESPVFIYCPTDIVIATWYRSPYVNVTWQLPNVTDNVGVHEIVSNYNPNDVFRLGLTTVIYNATDKAMNFQDCQFNITVIDVEKPYFTNCTLDFDVDNIPGTAYANVTWFVTTGHDNSEVTPHMTSDANPGDIFPLYDTLVTYTAVDGAGNVELCQFTITVNDVDVPYFTNFTEDIQVFIDSIYSNVTVKWDPPYPDDNSGALPLLESTHDPGDVFSVGVTEVIYTATDESGNIQTHTFTVTIRNAFSDLRVMLYNGTDDVDILEISAIATERKKDRPLTEDEIDNLQITLLTISETTTLIGNREAGIMTEEIINVTTTVLARKKNMAEQIDIVHASEKILTVIATKESNSTWKRSSESVASNIALTKNRVWSFHIQPKENVLDTETDNAKMIGNNDIGFLRIDPSSARNVPETAYMVVSYYEQTVFEESEGNEKSSVTFDEIEADYIVPVPYELATGLITCTVASNTSKYSVAVDYSMELYTKIKEDELYYKEHAVCSFWDEDNSKWSTSGCRRTDVIEIMSPVECHCDHTTTFGIFVPVEKYSDFDFKRLGERMGIYLLCLISIIASIYILKIIHFTWGIFKGPVSIFIYCNLLIAGLLLTVTFIISSETMDYSILCTTFGVLIHFFYMAILTWLIVECIYFYMLKTKARIEGVTVSKRPGYLLCGWGGAACTSGLFFGIHYGYNEISGCWLKFETGSLVAFIFPAMTLILIRMILIIVIFITKFNGKKRKEYIAAQIRRCLECSCFLFPFFICTWMFSLMVDDEYVFWLFFSLLFASNGIFVAIYCYISYEMHEVRRLNRSLSSQTLARDIKLESEISLDVTIDDESCIDFSVESTTDLDIDPGNQVMTDTVENKSETESGESSDEESVSSEELSDQGSLISSDSEKEEDKEKDYPNKSDEESDDYDSDDACFGK; this comes from the exons ATGGAATGGATTATTCCGACTGTATTCGATAATTCAATGGAAGAGGTGTTTGTGAATTCAACCCATCAACCAAATACGACATTTCCAATAGGAGACACAACTGTGATATATTGGGCGTATGATATATTCAAGAATGTCAATCAATTTTCCTTCAATATAACTGTACTAG ATATTGAAGTTCCAGTTTTCTACAACTTAACTCCAAATATTACTGTTCTCACGGAAGCCAGCGTGAACTTTGCGCATGTCAGTTGGGTAGTTGTCGCTGTTTGGGATAATTCTGGTGAACCTCTGAACGTCACATCAACCTACTATCCAGGTGATTTATTCTATGTGGGATTAACATACGTGACGTATACAGCTATTGACCAATCCGGGAATATTGAGTGGTTTACTTTTAGTATACTTGTCTTAG ATCGAGAATCTCCTGTCTTCATTTACTGTCCTACTGATATAGTCATAGCAACATGGTACAGATCGCCATACGTAAACGTGACGTGGCAGTTACCAAATGTTACCGATAACGTTGGTGTTCATGAAATCGTATCGAACTACAATCCGAATGACGTATTTCGTCTCGGATTAACGACTGTAATTTATAATGCAACAGATAAAGCGATGAATTTTCAGGATTGTCAATTTAATATAACTGTTATAG ATGTTGAAAAGCCTTATTTTACAAACTGCACCTTAGACTTTGATGTAGACAATATTCCAGGAACTGCATATGCAAATGTAACTTGGTTTGTAACAACAGGGCACGATAATTCTGAAGTTACACCACACATGACGTCAGACGCCAATCCTGGCGATATCTTCCCTTTATACGATACATTAGTAACATACACGGCAGTCGATGGAGCTGGGAATGTTGAGCTTTGTCAATTCACAATTACTGTTAAtg aCGTAGATGTGCCGTACTTTACGAATTTCACTGAAGACATTCAAGTGTTCATAGATTCAATCTATTCAAACGTAACGGTTAAATGGGATCCACCATATCCGGATGACAACTCAGGAGCATTACCACTGCTAGAATCCACTCACGACCCAGGAGATGTATTTTCCGTCGGAGTCACCGAAGTGATTTACACAGCTACTGATGAAAGTGGAAACATCCAGACACATACGTTTACGGTCACCATCCGAAATGCCTTCAGTGACCTACGAGTCATG CTTTACAACGGGACAGATGATGTTGATATCTTGGAAATATCAGCCATTGCAACCGAACGGAAAAAGGATAGACCATTGACTGAAGATGAAATAgacaatttgcagattactttgTTAACTATTTCCGAAACTACGACATTAATAGGAAATAGGGAAGCAGGCATTATGACAGAG GAGATCATTAACGTGACAACAACTGTTCTAGCTCGTAAGAAG AACATGGCGGAACAAATTGATATTGTACATGCGTCTGAGAAAATCTTGACAGTAATTGCAACTAAAGAAAGTAATTCAACATGGAAAAGATCGTCCGAATCAGTTG CATCAAACATCGCGTTGACAAAGAATCGTGTCTGGTCGTTTCATATTCAACCCAAAGAAAACGTTTTAGATACAGAAACAGATAATGCCAAAATGATTGGCAATAACGACATAGGATTTCTGAGAATTGATCCGAGTTCAGCGAGAAATGTTCCTG AAACGGCATACATGGTAGTATCATATTACGAACAAACGGTGTTTGAAGAAAGTGAAGGGAATGAAAAATCATCAGTAACTTTTGACGAAATTGAAGC TGATTACATCGTGCCTGTCCCATATGAGCTGGCCACTGGCCTGATCACGTGCACGGTAGCATCAAACACATCAAAATACTCAGTAGCTGTTGACTATTCTATGGAATTATACACA AAAATAAAGGAAGACGAACTATACTACAAGGAACATGCTGTATGCAGCTTTTGGGATGAAGACAACAG tAAATGGTCTACATCAGGATGTAGGCGCACTGACGTCATTGAGATAATGTCACCAGTTGAATGCCATTGTGACCACACCACAACATTCGGTATATTTGTACCAGTGGAAAAATATAGC GATTTTGATTTTAAACGCTTAGGAGAACGTATGGGCATTTACCTACTCTGTCTTATTTCAATAATCGCgagtatatacattttgaaaatcATTCATTTTACTTG GGGCATTTTTAAGGGACCTGTGTCAATCTTTATATATTGTAACTTGTTAATTGCTGGGTTGTTATTGACGGTAACATTTATCATCAGTTCAGAGACAATGGACTACAGC ATTTTGTGCACCACGTTTGGTGTTCTAATACACTTTTTCTACATGGCCATCCTTACGTGGTTGATTGTTGAATGCATATACTTCTACATGCTAAAAACAAAAGCACGAATAGAAGGCGTAACTGTATCCAAGAGACCGGGGTATCTACTTTGCGGATGGGGAGGCGCCGCATGTACATCAGGCTTATTCTTTGGTATTCACTATGGTTATAACGAAATAAGCGG ATGTTGGCTGAAGTTTGAGACTGGCAGTTTAGTTGCGTTCATATTCCCAGCAATGACACTGATTCTT ATTCGGATGATTCTAATCATCGTAATATTTATAACGAAATTCAACGGAAAGAAACGAAAAGAATATATTGCAGCCCAAATACG ACGCTGTTTGGAATGCAGTTGTTTTCTTTTCCCTTTCTTTATCTGTACTTGGATGTTTTCACTAATGGTGGATGACGAATACGTATTCTGGCTATTCTTCAGTTTACTGTTTGCTTCTAATGGTATCTTTGTCGCCATCTATTGCTACATTTCTTATGAG ATGCACGAAGTTCGAAGACTTAATAGGTCATTGTCCTCTCAAACATTAGCACGTGATATCAAACTT gAAAGTGAAATATCACTAGATGTGACAATTG ATGATGAAAGTTGCATTGATTTTTCTGTAGAATCTACTACAGATTTAGATATCG aTCCCGGAAATCAAGTCATGACAGATACCG TGGAAAACAAATCAGAAACCGAATCCGGGGAGTCGAGTGATGAGGAAAGTGTTTCTTCAGAAGAACTTAGCGATCAGGGAAGTTTAATATCATCCGATTCAGAAAAAGAAGAAGATAAAGAAAAAGATTATCCAAATAAAAGTGATGAAGAAAGTGATGATTATGACAGTGACGATGCTTGTTTTGGAAAATAA